From the genome of Clarias gariepinus isolate MV-2021 ecotype Netherlands chromosome 28, CGAR_prim_01v2, whole genome shotgun sequence, one region includes:
- the lipea gene encoding lipase, hormone-sensitive a: protein MDHHIVFSTLETVCEETVSAISMQASLLENDATSHLLATVRRIQEHGRAASALVSGFAAVYHHFDFNPETPANGYRTLVKVVLSCVLHIIQKSRYITSNCSGIFFRVEHNARELEVYCMAFCQLRALLYLAKHLLENNEHWQLHALDNEDLSRRFVNAYTSMHKGCFYGRCLGFQFAPSLRPSLQTVVISMVSLGENYNKQQTGIGRAALSVITSGKYVLDPELRGAEFERITQNLDMHFWKTFWNITESELISGLARIRSDTVEVNMTLNIPGEPLTLPLASDPSLSIKVSPPIAHWGPGPVHVRLISHVLRQGQESAELLSYSQSERSGSSGSSRHQCGPLSPFLLIHFHGGGFVAQTSKSHESYLKSWSKELNAPILSVDYSLAPEAPFPRALEECFYAYCWALKNCNLLGSTAERVCLAGDSAGGNLCITVSMKAISHGVRIPDGIMAAYPVTLVIPAASPSRFLTVFDPVLPLSVLYKCINAYTGVDSVSVQPRQRLDTLSALGQDTALLLENITQQASNWLQSLLDRTPTLPVKSSDSSQNAMPNSAEILRALIEFPDGFEPLCSGCPVKIDIPWTPLMKNPFVSPLLAPDNLLRGLPPIHIVASALDAFLDESVMFAKRLKNIDQTVTLTVVEDIPHGFLSLAQLCKETRDAADICVARIKEVFQQDTAH from the exons ATGGATCATCACATTGTGTTTAGTACCCTGGAGACGGTGTGCGAGGAAACCGTCTCTGCCATCTCTATGCAGGCAAGTCTGCTAGAGAATGATGCCACCAGTCACCTTCTGGCAACAGTGAGACGCATTCAGGAACATGGGCGCGCTGCCAGCGCTCTGGTCAGTGGCTTTGCTGCTGTGTATCACCATTTCGATTTTAACCCAGAGACGCCTGCAAACGGCTACCGCACCTTAGTCAAG GTGGTCCTTTCCTGTGTGCTGCACATAATCCAGAAGAGCCGTTACATCACATCCAACTGCTCGGGAATATTTTTCCGTGTGGAGCACAATGCTCGTGAATTGGAGGTGTACTGCATGGCGTTTTGCCAGCTGCGGGCACTTCTCTACCTGGCAAAGCACTTACTTGAGAACAATGAACATTGGCAGCTCCATGCACTGGATAACGAGGACCTAAGCAGGAGATTTGTTAACGCGTACACATCTATGCACAAGGGCTGTTTCTATGGACGTTGCCTGGGGTTTCAG TTCGCTCCATCTCTCAGGCCTTCCCTACAGACTGTGGTCATCAGTATGGTGTCATTAGGAGAGAACTACAACAAACAGCAGACTGGAATAG gACGGGCAGCACTCTCAGTCATTACATCTGGGAAGTATGTGCTCGATCCTGAGCTGAGGGGGGCGGAGTTTGAACGCATCACGCAGAACCTGGATATGCACTTCTGGAAAACCTTTTGGAACATCACTGAGAGCGAGCTAATCTCG GGTTTAGCGAGGATCAGATCAGATACCGTGGAGGTGAATATGACTCTAAATATTCCAGGTGAGCCGCTGACTTTACCTTTAGCCTCAGACCCAAGTCTCTCGATCAAAGTGTCGCCTCCCATTGCCCACTGGGGGCCAGGACCCGTTCATGTGCGTCTCATCTCCCACGTGCTCCGCCAAGGACAG GAAAGTGCTGAGTTGCTCTCATACTCTCAGTCTGAGAGATCTGGAAGCTCTGGTAGCTCCAGGCATCAGTGTGGCCCCCTCTCTCCATTCCTCCTCATCCACTTTCATGGGGGCGGATTTGTGGCACAAACCTCTAAATCTCATGAA AGTTACTTAAAGAGCTGGTCAAAGGAATTAAATGCGCCCATTCTATCCGTGGATTACTCCCTGGCCCCTGAAGCCCCCTTTCCTCGGGCTCTAGAAGAATGCTTCTATGCTTATTGCTGGGCTCTAAAGAACTGTAACTTACTGG GCTCGACAGCAGAGCGTGTATGTCTAGCAGGGGACAGTGCTGGTGGTAACCTTTGCATTACTGTCTCAATGAAGGCCATTTCTCACGGAGTGAGAATCCCCGATGGCATCATGGCTGCCTACCCGGTGACACTCGTGATTCCTGCTGCCTCACCATCACGGTTTCTCACGGTCTTCGACCCAGTGTTACCCCTAAGTGTGCTTTATAAGTGTATTAATGCATACACTG GTGTGGATAGTGTGTCGGTGCAGCCCAGACAGCGGCTAGACACTCTGAGCGCTTTGGGACAGGACACTGCGCTTTTACTTGAAAACATCACACAACAAGCTTCCAACTGGCTGCAGTCTCTGCTGGACCGCACACCTACCCTACCTGTTAAGTCATCTGATAGTTCTCAAAACGCCATGCCAAATTCTGCTGAAATACTGCGGGCCTTGATAGAATTCCCAGATGGCTTTGAACCGCTGTGCTCCGGCTGTCCGGTAAAGATTGATATCCCCTGGACACCTCTCATGAAGAATCCATTTGTATCTCCTCTCCTTGCACCTGACAATCTTCTCAGGGGACTGCCACCTATACATATAGTG GCTTCAGCTTTGGATGCTTTCTTGGATGAGTCTGTGATGTTTGCAAAAAGGTTGAAGAACATTGACCAAACGGTGACGCTGACTGTAGTGGAGGACATCCCACACGGCTTCCTCAGCCTAGCACAACTCTGCAAAGAAACTAGGGATGCAGCGGACATTTGCGTAGCACGAATCAAGGAAGTCTTCCAGCAAGACACAGCACATTGA